A single Notoacmeibacter ruber DNA region contains:
- the pnp gene encoding polyribonucleotide nucleotidyltransferase translates to MFEHHKVEIEWGGRPLILETGKVARQADGAVVATYGESVVLATVVSAKEPKPGFDFFPLTVNYQEKAFAAGKIPGGFFKREGRPSENETLTSRLIDRPIRPLFADGYKNDTQVVLTVLQHDLENNPDILAMVAASAALTLSGVPFMGPIGGARVGYIDGEYVLNPHIDEMEESDLDLIVAGTNDAVLMVESEADQLDEETMLGAVMFGHKQFQPVIDAIIKLAEVAAKEPREHKAADNSALENDMLAFIESDLRAAYRITDKGERYAAVDAAKAKVKEKYLPAEDSDEEGEYTPQQIADAFKALQARVVRWNILDDGSRIDGRDLQTVRPIVSEVGVFPRTHGSAVFTRGETQAVVVATLGTGEDEQFVDALTGTYKERFMLHYNFPPYSVGETGRMGSPGRREIGHGKLAWRAVHPLLPEQEQFPYTLRVVSEITESNGSSSMATVCGTSLALMDAGVPLSAPVAGIAMGLIKEDDRYAVLSDILGDEDHLGDMDFKVAGTSEGITSLQMDIKIDGITEEIMKVALGQAKDGRIHILGEMAKAISEGRDQVGEFAPRIEVMNIPTDKIRDVIGTGGKVIREIVEKTGAKINIEDDGTVKIASSNGKEIEAAKKWIHSITAEPEVGEIYEGTVVKTADFGAFVNFFGPRDGLVHISQLAEERVGKTTDVVKEGDKVYVKLMGFDERGKVRLSMKVVDQETGQEKPKQEKNRENAD, encoded by the coding sequence ATGTTTGAACACCACAAGGTCGAAATCGAGTGGGGCGGTCGTCCGCTTATTCTCGAAACGGGCAAGGTTGCACGCCAGGCCGATGGCGCGGTCGTCGCGACCTATGGCGAAAGCGTCGTGCTTGCCACGGTCGTCTCCGCAAAGGAGCCGAAGCCCGGCTTCGACTTTTTCCCGCTGACCGTCAACTATCAGGAAAAAGCATTTGCCGCGGGCAAGATTCCGGGTGGCTTCTTCAAGCGTGAAGGCCGTCCGTCGGAAAACGAGACCCTGACATCGCGCCTGATCGACCGCCCGATCCGCCCGCTTTTCGCAGACGGCTACAAGAACGACACGCAGGTCGTCCTGACCGTGTTGCAGCACGATCTTGAGAACAATCCCGATATTCTGGCGATGGTCGCCGCTTCGGCAGCGCTGACGCTTTCCGGCGTTCCCTTCATGGGCCCGATCGGCGGCGCGCGCGTCGGCTATATCGATGGCGAATATGTCCTGAACCCGCACATCGACGAGATGGAAGAGAGCGATCTCGACCTGATCGTTGCCGGCACGAACGACGCCGTCCTGATGGTGGAATCGGAAGCCGATCAGCTCGACGAAGAGACGATGCTTGGCGCCGTCATGTTCGGCCACAAGCAGTTCCAGCCGGTGATCGATGCGATCATCAAGCTGGCCGAAGTGGCTGCGAAAGAGCCGCGCGAGCACAAGGCTGCGGACAATTCCGCGCTTGAAAACGACATGCTGGCCTTCATCGAGAGTGATCTGCGCGCTGCGTACCGCATCACCGACAAGGGCGAGCGTTATGCCGCCGTCGACGCGGCCAAGGCAAAGGTCAAGGAAAAGTACCTTCCGGCCGAAGATAGCGACGAAGAAGGCGAATACACGCCGCAGCAGATCGCCGATGCGTTCAAGGCCCTTCAGGCTCGCGTCGTTCGCTGGAACATTCTTGACGATGGCAGCCGCATCGACGGCCGCGATCTTCAGACGGTCCGTCCGATCGTCTCGGAAGTCGGCGTTTTCCCGCGCACCCACGGCTCGGCTGTCTTTACCCGCGGTGAGACCCAGGCCGTCGTGGTCGCCACGCTCGGCACCGGCGAAGACGAACAGTTCGTCGATGCTTTGACCGGCACATACAAGGAGCGTTTCATGCTCCACTACAACTTCCCGCCCTACAGCGTCGGTGAGACCGGCCGCATGGGTTCGCCGGGCCGCCGTGAGATCGGGCATGGCAAGCTGGCATGGCGCGCCGTCCACCCGCTGCTGCCCGAACAGGAGCAGTTCCCCTATACGCTGCGCGTTGTTTCCGAGATCACTGAATCCAACGGTTCGTCCTCCATGGCGACCGTCTGCGGCACTTCGCTGGCGCTGATGGATGCGGGCGTCCCGCTCTCCGCGCCGGTGGCCGGTATCGCGATGGGCCTGATCAAGGAAGACGACCGCTATGCGGTTCTCTCCGACATTCTCGGTGACGAGGATCATCTCGGCGATATGGATTTCAAGGTCGCCGGTACGTCCGAGGGCATCACGTCCCTGCAGATGGACATCAAGATCGACGGCATCACCGAAGAGATCATGAAGGTCGCGCTCGGACAGGCCAAGGATGGCCGTATCCATATTCTCGGCGAAATGGCCAAGGCCATCTCCGAGGGCCGCGATCAGGTTGGTGAGTTCGCGCCGCGCATCGAAGTGATGAACATCCCGACCGACAAGATCCGTGACGTCATCGGTACGGGCGGCAAGGTGATCCGCGAGATCGTCGAGAAGACGGGCGCGAAGATCAACATCGAGGATGATGGCACCGTCAAGATCGCCTCCTCCAACGGCAAGGAAATCGAGGCCGCCAAGAAGTGGATTCACTCGATCACGGCTGAGCCGGAAGTCGGCGAGATCTATGAGGGCACGGTCGTCAAGACTGCCGATTTCGGTGCGTTCGTGAACTTCTTCGGCCCGCGTGACGGCCTCGTTCACATCAGCCAGCTCGCTGAAGAGCGGGTCGGTAAGACAACCGACGTCGTCAAGGAAGGCGACAAGGTCTACGTCAAGCTGATGGGCTTCGACGAGCGCGGCAAGGTCCGCCTGTCGATGAAGGTCGTCGACCAGGAGACCGGCCAGGAAAAGCCGAAGCAGGAAAAGAACCGGGAAAACGCCGACTGA
- a CDS encoding carbohydrate ABC transporter permease gives MSRRPTATFRQSLTGWLWVAPTLLFLVLFVYGPALANIRYSLFSFSAMSQSKTFVGLANYSQLFGDPLFITALTNNIAYAVISVIFQVAFALTLAAVLEAKIFPSFAANSFRTMLFLPSILPVVVVGLIWQLLLAPTMGLIDQALWEMGLGEWSRAWLGDPDTAIFTVIMVSQWQWTGYIMALFMVAIRAIPRDLYEAMELEGASGARIFFNLTVPGARETILIVTIITILGSLKVFDIVWVMTAGGPNHSSEVLGTLMYRAAFRDDTIGYSSSIATVIFFIALTIGVVQIKLQKDH, from the coding sequence ATGTCCCGCCGCCCCACCGCAACATTTCGCCAAAGCCTGACGGGCTGGCTCTGGGTCGCGCCCACGCTGCTGTTTCTGGTGCTGTTCGTGTACGGCCCCGCCCTTGCCAACATCCGCTACAGCCTGTTCTCCTTTTCGGCGATGTCGCAGAGCAAGACCTTTGTCGGTCTTGCCAATTACAGCCAACTCTTTGGCGATCCGCTTTTCATCACGGCACTGACCAACAACATCGCTTACGCCGTTATCTCGGTTATCTTTCAGGTCGCCTTCGCGCTGACCCTGGCCGCGGTGCTGGAAGCGAAGATATTCCCGAGTTTCGCGGCCAACAGCTTCCGTACAATGCTGTTTTTACCATCGATCCTGCCGGTCGTCGTAGTCGGTCTGATCTGGCAGCTTCTTCTGGCACCGACCATGGGGCTGATCGACCAGGCGCTCTGGGAGATGGGGCTGGGTGAATGGTCGCGTGCCTGGCTCGGCGATCCCGACACCGCAATTTTCACCGTCATCATGGTCTCTCAGTGGCAGTGGACCGGCTACATCATGGCGCTCTTCATGGTCGCCATCCGTGCCATCCCGCGCGATCTCTACGAAGCGATGGAACTCGAAGGCGCGTCCGGCGCGAGGATATTCTTCAACCTGACCGTTCCCGGTGCCCGGGAGACCATTCTCATCGTCACCATCATCACCATCCTGGGCTCGTTGAAGGTTTTCGACATTGTCTGGGTGATGACCGCCGGCGGCCCGAATCACTCTTCCGAAGTGCTGGGCACGTTGATGTATCGCGCCGCCTTCCGTGACGACACGATCGGCTACTCCTCCTCGATCGCAACGGTCATCTTCTTCATCGCGCTGACCATCGGCGTGGTCCAGATCAAATTGCAGAAGGACCATTGA
- a CDS encoding GntR family transcriptional regulator, producing MLPHAPDPSHTNGRIRGAVEKRAEDLLRRLISELGMSSGDRIPSERVLAERFDISRMTVRKAIQHMVDEGQLERRGTAGTYIPDLAVVRPLSKRFSTAISEVVGRRGKQPGARLLFFEQARADANVARRLHLEEGEPVIMIKRLRLSDAKPFCVETSYLPSEMVPGLVAADLINAPSLYALLRDRYGMTFGKSDFHVSVAPAPETEADLLELPVSEACLLMRSVVYDVSDRPVEILISWNHPDRVAFESLQADGNSLESVYTDWTTVNRSAETASSPK from the coding sequence ATGCTGCCTCATGCGCCCGATCCGTCCCATACCAATGGCCGCATCCGTGGCGCGGTGGAAAAGCGAGCCGAAGACCTGCTCCGCCGCCTCATATCCGAGCTCGGTATGTCCTCCGGCGACCGAATTCCCTCCGAGCGGGTTCTTGCTGAGCGGTTCGATATCTCGCGGATGACCGTGCGCAAGGCGATCCAACACATGGTCGATGAAGGCCAGTTGGAGCGACGCGGGACGGCCGGCACTTACATTCCCGATCTTGCTGTCGTCCGCCCACTCTCGAAGCGTTTTTCAACGGCCATTTCGGAAGTGGTGGGCCGGCGCGGCAAGCAGCCCGGAGCCCGTCTTCTGTTTTTCGAACAGGCACGGGCCGATGCCAATGTCGCGCGCCGGCTGCATCTGGAGGAAGGCGAGCCTGTCATTATGATCAAACGGCTGCGCCTGTCGGACGCCAAGCCGTTTTGCGTCGAGACATCCTATCTGCCGTCTGAAATGGTCCCGGGGCTCGTCGCGGCCGACCTGATCAACGCACCATCGCTCTACGCGCTGCTCCGTGACCGCTATGGCATGACCTTCGGAAAGTCAGACTTCCATGTGTCAGTCGCTCCGGCACCCGAGACCGAGGCGGACCTGCTGGAACTGCCGGTCAGCGAGGCATGCTTGTTGATGCGCTCCGTGGTCTATGATGTCAGCGACCGCCCGGTCGAAATACTGATCTCCTGGAACCACCCGGACCGTGTGGCCTTCGAATCCCTTCAGGCTGACGGCAATTCCCTCGAAAGCGTCTATACCGACTGGACCACGGTGAACCGCTCGGCGGAGACGGCCTCCTCGCCGAAATAG
- a CDS encoding ABC transporter substrate-binding protein, whose amino-acid sequence MNKLLTATALSAMLASGAAFAQDKTAVTFLHKYPEPESMEFFQAAVAAYEESHPDIDIQMEAVADEPYKDKIRVLMASDQVPDIFFSWSGEFGRKFARDGRTYDLTDALKGSEWEGRFSEAALDPLRFEGKQFGVPNNVNAKYMVYNKEIFEENGLKEPETFAEFVDLLDTLNENGVTPIAYGNQAPWAATHYIGDLFAKYVPSDVRTADYQLLSDPENLYTHPGYVTALEQYQKLGEYFNRGVNALPHAAARGSFFAGRTAMMYVELVEFYMVPGSALEEAGWGFFALPPVEGAEGDQNLLTGAPEGFLISADTDVADEALDFLNFITSPEQAKEYVKTTGMTSAVIGSVTDETASEEVVAGLERLEEADGMALWLDTDMDTQSANIILAAGQALLSGNAEPEKVMADVREAALQVQETR is encoded by the coding sequence ATGAACAAGCTACTCACCGCCACAGCCCTTTCCGCCATGCTGGCCTCGGGCGCCGCATTTGCACAGGACAAGACCGCCGTCACATTTCTGCACAAATATCCCGAGCCGGAAAGCATGGAGTTCTTCCAAGCGGCCGTCGCCGCCTATGAAGAGTCCCACCCGGACATCGACATTCAGATGGAAGCCGTTGCCGATGAGCCCTACAAGGACAAGATCCGCGTCCTCATGGCCTCTGACCAGGTGCCGGATATCTTCTTTTCATGGTCGGGAGAGTTCGGCCGCAAATTTGCCCGCGACGGCCGCACCTATGATCTGACGGACGCTCTGAAGGGCTCCGAATGGGAGGGCCGCTTTTCCGAGGCCGCTCTCGATCCGCTGCGCTTCGAAGGCAAGCAGTTTGGCGTTCCGAACAATGTGAACGCCAAATACATGGTCTACAATAAGGAGATCTTCGAAGAGAACGGCTTGAAGGAGCCGGAAACCTTCGCCGAGTTCGTCGATCTTCTCGATACGCTCAACGAAAACGGCGTCACACCGATCGCCTATGGCAACCAGGCACCCTGGGCTGCGACGCACTATATTGGCGACCTTTTCGCCAAATATGTACCGAGCGATGTCCGTACGGCCGACTATCAGCTTCTTTCCGACCCGGAAAATCTCTACACCCATCCGGGTTATGTGACCGCGCTGGAGCAATATCAGAAGCTCGGCGAATACTTTAATCGCGGCGTCAATGCGCTGCCTCATGCGGCTGCACGCGGATCATTCTTCGCCGGGCGCACGGCAATGATGTATGTCGAGCTGGTCGAGTTCTACATGGTGCCGGGATCGGCGCTCGAAGAAGCCGGCTGGGGGTTCTTCGCTCTTCCGCCGGTGGAAGGTGCCGAAGGTGACCAGAACCTGCTGACCGGCGCGCCGGAAGGCTTCCTGATCTCCGCCGATACCGACGTCGCCGATGAAGCGCTGGACTTCCTCAACTTCATCACCTCGCCCGAACAGGCGAAGGAATACGTCAAGACGACCGGTATGACATCGGCCGTGATCGGTTCGGTGACGGACGAGACCGCCAGTGAAGAAGTCGTGGCAGGTCTTGAGCGGCTCGAAGAAGCCGACGGCATGGCGCTGTGGCTCGATACCGACATGGATACGCAATCGGCCAATATCATCCTGGCTGCCGGTCAGGCGCTCCTTTCGGGCAATGCCGAGCCGGAAAAGGTGATGGCTGACGTTCGCGAAGCCGCTCTGCAGGTTCAGGAAACCCGCTGA